The DNA segment TGGAAATCAAGGAGGAGAAGGTTTTGAATATCATATTCTCGTCATTTCCATGGGACTTGCGCTTTTCTTTTTCGGTGGAGGCTCCTGGTCCTTAGATTCCTGGATTTCCAATCATTTGGACTGAAAATCAAAAATCTTGAATATTCCAATGTGCCTCAAAACTAGGATCGCTCGCAATGCAAAAGTAAAATTCGCTTCAAAATTCTTTTCTTGTTATATCTGGAAACTATTTTGATTTTCCGGGAGCGTCTAAAAGAAAAATCATTCTACTTGTTTACTGTTCATAATGAAAAAGCCGGATGAAGAATGTCTCTTCAAACCGGCTTTTAAATTTTAGGATTGGAGTGAAAAATCAGTATTTAATCTTATCTACTGCTTCTTCATTCAAGATGTAAGAACCTTTCAGCGTTTGAACGACTAACTTACCCCTTTTCTGAGAAACCACAACCCCTCTCAACTCTCTTCCGTCTTTCATGATGATATGCTCGATGTTCAGATCATAAATTTTGCTCAATTCTTCTTCTGTTTTTGCAGATTTCAGATTCTGCACATCGGAAAGAAGTTCTCTATCCAGAGTTCCCAGATTCTTTTTCATATCTTTATAATCTGGAAGAGTTGCGTTTACTTTGGATAAATCCACCGATTCGACTTCTCCGTCTTGATTGACAGTTACAAGTTTTGAGGCTTCCAAGATATAAACTTTTTTAGAAACGTTAAGCGAAGTGACTTCGACCGCACCTGCCGCAACAAACACTACGGATTCGCTCTCACTTGCACTTACTTCAAAAGAAGTTCCTCGAACGGCCGCAACGGCGGAAGGAGTTTCTACATAGTAGTTGCTTCCCTTTCTTTCCTTTTCGACTACGTTTAAGATTCTACCTGCTGCTAAATTCATTCGAATTTGAGATCCATTGTTATCTCTCAGTTCTTTGAGAATGAGTTTAGTATTTTCTTTTACTCGAATCACACTTGAGTCGGTTAGACCGATGTCCACAGCTCCACCGGCTTTTGTAAGAATGATATCAGACTCATTCAAAAGGTCGCCTTGGTGGAGTTTCGATTCCACATCTCTCATTACCAACGCCTCACCTTTGACAAAAACAACCGCCGCTCTTAGCGGTGTTCCTTGCGCAATTTGAGATTCGGTTTTCGGGGTACGAAGGGCAAACCATGCTCCTCCGATCGCAATCAATATTGCTGCCGCAGCAGCAAGCCATCCTGTTTTTGAAAAGTTAAGAATTTTTGTTTCAGTCGAAATACTCATTATTTTGTCCTCCACGATAAAGCGGGGCTTCATTCCGATCCAATTCGGATCGAAAGCCGGGAGTTGAGATACAGAGCCCTTTTTCTTTTGATTCAGGAGCTGTCTATATCCTTCAAATTCGGGAGTATTGGTGTTATTTTTCATATTTCATTCTTCCCGGGTCTGCGATTCAATCCGTTCCCGCTTCCTGCTTGTTAAAACAAACCAGCAAAGGCAATTTGAGCTTTTTTTCTATATTTTTGTTTTTTTTTATTCTCTTTAAGTCCGAGTTACCTATATTTCATACTATAAGACGGTAGGAAATAAGTCTTTATATATAATTTCCGGGCTGAAAGCCTCTTTTTTTCCCTTCTTGTGCCAAAGCTTTTTCAGCTCTTTCAATCAATCGCGAAACTCCGGAAATACTCATTCCCAGGATTTTTGAGATTTCATCCAATTTCAGATCCTGCTGATATCTTAACAGAAGTGCTTCTTTATATTCAACAGAAATTGCATCTAAAAGCGAATCCATTGTATCTTTGACATCAGATTGATCCATTTTTTCCATGATCGAAGATTCCGGACTTGGGGACTTAGAAGCAAAACTATTCCCCGTATCCTCCCCAACCAAAGAAACATTTCTTTGATAATAGGACTTTGCGTGGTTAATAATTAAATTCCTGGCGATTCGGAATAAAATCATTCTGCAAGAAGTCGGATCAGGAATTTCTTTACTTTCATAATACCGAAAAAAGTTTAGAAAAGAATCGTGCAGAATATCCTGCGCAGAATTTTCGTCATAAAACGATTTTTTTATATAATGAAATAAATCATCTTTATTGTGGTTGTAGAGTTTTTCCAACTCGGAGGTGTGTGCCACAGTAAGATAGGATCGCTGATTACTACTTGTTTTTTCAAGCAAAAAGATATTTTCTTGTAGAAAAGAT comes from the Leptospira sp. WS92.C1 genome and includes:
- a CDS encoding FecR domain-containing protein — its product is MKNNTNTPEFEGYRQLLNQKKKGSVSQLPAFDPNWIGMKPRFIVEDKIMSISTETKILNFSKTGWLAAAAAILIAIGGAWFALRTPKTESQIAQGTPLRAAVVFVKGEALVMRDVESKLHQGDLLNESDIILTKAGGAVDIGLTDSSVIRVKENTKLILKELRDNNGSQIRMNLAAGRILNVVEKERKGSNYYVETPSAVAAVRGTSFEVSASESESVVFVAAGAVEVTSLNVSKKVYILEASKLVTVNQDGEVESVDLSKVNATLPDYKDMKKNLGTLDRELLSDVQNLKSAKTEEELSKIYDLNIEHIIMKDGRELRGVVVSQKRGKLVVQTLKGSYILNEEAVDKIKY
- a CDS encoding RNA polymerase sigma factor: MAHTSELEKLYNHNKDDLFHYIKKSFYDENSAQDILHDSFLNFFRYYESKEIPDPTSCRMILFRIARNLIINHAKSYYQRNVSLVGEDTGNSFASKSPSPESSIMEKMDQSDVKDTMDSLLDAISVEYKEALLLRYQQDLKLDEISKILGMSISGVSRLIERAEKALAQEGKKRGFQPGNYI